One Coffea arabica cultivar ET-39 chromosome 5e, Coffea Arabica ET-39 HiFi, whole genome shotgun sequence DNA segment encodes these proteins:
- the LOC140007040 gene encoding uncharacterized protein: MANRTIDSFFKKKCLEPSGSGEIPCPLRDSSPKHQTKKFCRAESLEFDISSTERDPGKRKSIWEYLEYQRDDVRRAYIKFGPYQPELPIESMVVDKKGRRFLFSWYKLFLDWFEFSPTKNAAFCFPCSLFSKPTDRFGSMAFTTSGFRSWKKVNDGKNCAFLNHIGKDPNSSHKVAMQCYHDLGNSLQHLDKIIEKQNSEQIAKNRLQLQVSIDAAKWCAFQAVAFRGHDESLDSNNRGNFIELIKHVSSYNEKVAVVVLDNAPRNASYTSPTIQKEILSIWSIKIQKHIREEISYSKFSILVDEAQDRSKREQMAIVLRFVDKQGYIRERFFDIVHVHETNSLTLKKEICDVLSRHNLTVQNIRGQGYDGASNMRGEWNGLQALFIQECPYAYYIHCFAHRLQLTLVATSQEVIPVEQFFTNLSLLINLVSSSCKRVDQLRVARATRIAKLIAIDELETGRGQNQMGTLKRPGTTRWGSHFSSICSLFTEYEDICYVLIDVINYRNTSTQRSEADRVYDFMTSFDFVLVMHMMRDILGFAQVLSQALQCKSQDILNALKLVSVTKDRLQSYRDNGWNELFTNVKTFCDARNIEMPDMNVIYKAGRGRIRKQNDPITMEHHYRIDVFLATVDSQILEMKNRFKEDIIELLILSSALHPKDNFQAFNIEQICQLANKFYSADFTDQEKLHLRTQLELFQIEFSCNSKLQNLSSLQELCQVLAKTRNSMCYTLIDRLIRLILTLPVSTATTERAFSAMKIIKTCLRSRMEEDFLANSMIMYIEKEIARTFDVNSIIDDFDKIKSRRAQFHMSHTVK, encoded by the coding sequence ATGGCCAACAGGACAATTGattcttttttcaagaaaaaatgtcTAGAACCAAGTGGAAGTGGTGAAATTCCTTGTCCTCTTCGTGATTCTTCTCCTAAGcatcaaacaaagaaattttgTAGAGCTGAATCATTAGAGTTTGATATTTCATCCACAGAACGTGATCCTGGAAAGAGAAAATCCATTTGGGAATATCTAGAGTATCAAAGGGATGATGTACGGAGAGCATATATTAAGTTTGGGCCATACCAACCTGAGCTTCCGATTGAATCAATGGTTGTTGACAAGAAGGGCCGacgtttccttttctcttggtaTAAATTGTTTCTAGATTGGTTCGAATTTTCTCCAACAAAGAatgctgccttttgttttccttgctcACTTTTTTCCAAGCCAACGGACCGTTTTGGATCAATGGCCTTCACAACTAGTGGATTTAGATCATGGAAGAAGGTAAATGATGGAAAAAATTGTGCTTTTTTAAATCACATTGGAAAAGATCCTAATTCATCACACAAAGTGGCAATGCAATGCTATCATGATTTGGGAAACTCATTGCAACATCTTGACAAAATTATTGAGAAGCAAAATTCTGAGCAGATTGCAAAAAATCGGTTGCAACTTCAAGTTTCCATAGATGCTGCAAAATGGTGTGCATTTCAAGCGGTGGCTTTTAGGGGTCATGATGAAAGTTTAGATTCTAACAATCGAGGTAATTTTATTGAGTTGATCAAGCATGTGTCTTCTTATAATGAAAAAGTGGCtgttgtggttcttgataatgCTCCTCGAAATGCATCTTATACTTCTCCTACGATCCAAAAGGAGATATTGTCTATTTGGTCGATCAAGATACAAAAGCATATTCGAGAGGAGATTAgttattcaaaattttctatacTTGTTGATGAGGCTCAAGATAGATCAAAAAGAGAGCAAATGGCTATTGTTCTTAGATTTGTGGACAAGCAAGGCTATATTCGAGAGAGATTTTTTGACATTGTTCATGTGCACGAAACCAATTCCTTGACTTTGAAGAAGGAGATATGTGATGTCCTTTCTCGCCATAATCTTACTGTGCAAAACATTCGTGGCCAAGGATATGATGGAGCTAGTAACATGCGTGGAGAATGGAATGGACTGCAAGCATTATTTATTCAGGAGTGCCCCTATGCATATTATATTCACTGTTTTGCTCATCGACTGCAATTAACATTGGTAGCAACATCTCAAGAGGTAATTCCTGTGGAACAATTCTTTACAAACTTATCTCTTCTTATAAATTTAGTTTCATCTTCTTGCAAACGGGTGGACCAACTTAGAGTTGCTAGAGCTACTAGAATTGCTAAATTGATTGCTATTGATGAACTTGAGACTGGTAGGGGTCAGAATCAGATGGGTACCTTAAAACGGCCAGGGACTACAAGATGGGGGTCTCATTTTAGTTCTATCTGTAGCTTATTCACAGAATATGAAGACATTTGCTATGTCCTAATTGATGTTATCAATTATAGAAATACATCAACTCAAAGAAGTGAAGCTGACAGAGTTTATGATTTCATGACATCCTTTGATTTTGTTCTTGTTATGCATATGATGAGGGACATTTTAGGATTTGCACAAGTACTTTCTCAAGCTTTACAATGCAAATCTCAAGATATTTTGAATGCCCTTAAATTGGTTTCAGTAACAAAGGATCGACTTCAAAGTTACAGAGATAATGGATGGAATGAATTGTTCACCAATGTAAAGACATTTTGTGATGCACGAAATATAGAGATGCCTGATATGAATGTCATTTATAAAGCAGGTCGAGGAAGAATTCGAAAACAAAATGATCCAATTACCATGGAGCATCACTACAGGATTGATGTGTTTTTGGCAACGGTTGATTCTCAAATACTTGAAATGAAGAATAGGTTTAAAGAAGATATAATAGAGTTGCTTATTCTTAGTTCAGCATTGCACCCCAAAGATAATTTTCAGGCTTTCAATATTGAACAAATTTGTCAACTTGCAAACAAGTTTTATTCAGCTGACTTCACAGATCAAGAGAAGTTGCACTTAAGAACTCAATTAGAGCTTTTCCAGATTGAGTTTTCCTGTAATtctaaacttcaaaatttgtCATCACTTCAGGAGTTGTGCCAAGTGTTAGCGAAGACAAGAAATTCAATGTGCTATACTCTTATTGATAGATTGATTCGTCTTATTTTGACTCTTCCTGTTTCAACAGCTACAACAGAGCGTGCATTTTCTGCTATGAAAATCATCAAGACTTGTTTGCGTTCTAGGATGGAGGAAGACTTTCTTGCCAACTCTATGATAATGTATATTGAGAAAGAAATTGCTAGAACTTTTGATGTAAATTCAATCATTGATgactttgataaaattaaaagtcGTCGTGCACAATTTCATATGTCTCACACAGTCAAATAG